ATCCGGACTCCTTGGCCGCCTGGCGGACCTGGCTGTCCAGGTAGAGCGCCAGCTCGGCCATGCGCCGCATGGCGCTGACGGAAAGGGTTGCGCCGGTGATGTTGTCGATGGATGAATCCAGCCGGTGCTCGGTCGTCAGCGACACGCCGAGGAACTGCTTGGTGAAGAAGTCGTAACGGACTTCCCAACCGCGTGATTCACGGAACGCCAGCACCTCGACACGGCGAAGCGCGCCGTCCTCGATGATGAAGCCTGCCGTGATGGGCTTTTCGCGGCCGATTTCATCCAGTATCCACGCTGATGTGTTGTCGCGCTGCCAGTAACGAACCCTGAGAGAATTCGGCTTGTGACCGAGTATCTTCTTGGCGGTTTCACCCTTCGCGCCAGTCAGCCAGATCAGCGATGGCTCGGGCGTCGTCTCGCCGAACGTGCCGTGCAGGAATTCCGCTGCGGAGAGGTACTGTTCATCAGCAGCAAGTGATGACGTGCTGACAAGCAACAAGAGGCCTGCGGACATGATCCGCAGGCCTCTCGCAAAGCACTTCATGTTGACTGCAATGTCAGCCATTCATGTCCTTAGAACTGGTAACCAATACCGAGGTTGAAGCCTTCGTCATTGCCGGCATCATCCTGTTCCATGATGTCGAACTTCACCACGACGTTCTTGTGCGGCCAGTAGTTGAAGCCGATGTTGGTCTGGCTGATCTCGGTTTCGCCGATACCACCATTGTCCCATGCGCCCTGGCGAACGAACACGCCGAACTGCTGGTTGAAGCGCCAGCTGGCTTCACCATAGTAACCGTCCTGCTTGTCGCGCTCGATGGCCGCGGGTGCATCGCCATCGATACTCCAGCCTGCATACAGCGCGGTCAGCGTCAGCGGGCCATTGTTCCAGCGGACGTGGGTTTCGATCAGCGTGCCCGCATCCGACTGCGGCACGGTGCCCTGCGTCAGGTCGCCCTGGTGGAAGAAGGAGGCAGCGATCTCGAGGCCGGCAATGCCGGTGTACTTCAGGCGGCCGGAGTAGGCCAGCTCTTCGGCGACGGCTTCGGCGACCTTCTGGCGACCACCGCGGATGGCGAACGTGTCATCCGTATTAAGGCCGGAGTGCACGCCGAGGTCGTAGGACAGGCCACTCGAACCGAAGTTGCCGGTCACGGCCACGCCACCTTCCCACCACGTCGTCGGCAGGATGTTCTTTTCGATCGGATTGCGTTCCACGCCGTAGAAGGTGTTCGGCTCGTGGGTTTCGTTCAGCAGGCCGACCGGCATCAGGAACAGGCCGCCCTTGATGCGGGTGCGCTCGGTGACGTCGAATTCGACGTAGGCCTGTTCCAGCTCGATCTCGCCAGGCTTGCCTTCGCCAGCCAGGGCATGTTCCAGCTCGACTTCCGAGAAGAAGCGAATGTCGCTGTTGAACTCGTGGTTGAAGAACAGCACGAAGCGATGGAAATCGATCTCGTCCCCGGAATCCAGGCTGTTGTAGTGCAGCTCGCCGTAGCCACCGATGCTGGTGCTGCCGTCACTCACGTTTTCGCGCTTGCCGACCAGGGAGTCGATCTCTTCCTGCTGGGCCTTGATGATTTCGTAGAGCTCTTCGTTGCTCGGGGTGTTTTCGGCGGCCAGGGCGCCATTCAGGGGCAGCAGCATCGCGCTGGCTGCAAGCATCAACCACTTCTTGTTCATGATGTCCTCTTCAAAGGTTGGGATTGCCATGTCGGCCTGCCGTCTAGGCGGCTTGAGCCTCGATTTCGCCGGCAGTGTAGAGGCTCAGGAACGCAAATGCAAATCATTCTCATTTCGATTTAGTACGAATGTGGACCATTGTTGAGAATGTTTGATAGTTGACAATCATTCTCATCTAGGGGAATAATGGCCCCATGTACGTATGCATCTGCAATGCTGTCACTGACTCGACGATCCGCGAGGAAGCGCGGAGCGGCTGCTGTTCCCTGCGCGAACTCAGCCAGAGTACGGGCTGTGGCACCACCTGCGGCAAGTGTGCCCGGCAGGCTCGCGAAATCCTGGCGGAAGAGATGGCGGCCCAGCAGGATGCCAGTCGTCAGCAGCCCCCTGCTGCGGACAACGACGATCATTTCGCGGCCTGAATCTAAATCATTCTCATTTCACATTCGTCAATAAAAACAAAGATTTAGCCCGGCCCTCCCTGTGCAGCTGCCGCGTGCTGCGCTATGCTTTTCGCACGCTGGAATCGTTCCAGATTCCTCAATGCCGACAGCGAGCAAGACACAGGAGACGTCATGAAAGGCGACAAGAAGGTCATCGAATTCCTCAACAAGGCTCTGACCAACGAGCTGACCGCAATCAACCAGTATTTCCTCCATTCCCGCATGTTCAAGGATTGGGGCCTCAGCAAGCTGGCTGACAAGGAATACGAGGAGTCGATCGATGAGATGAAGCATGCCGACATGCTGATCGAGCGGATCCTGTTCCTCGAGGGCCTGCCAAACCTGCAGGATCTCGGCAAGCTGATGATTGGCGAGAACACCGAGGAAATCCTGCAGTGCGATCTCAAGATCGAGCACCAGGCCATTCCGGTGCTGCACGAAGCCATTGCGCATTGCGAGGCCTGTGGCGATTACGTGTCCCGCGCCCTGTTCACCGACATCCTCGAGTCCGAGGAAGAGCATGTGGACTGGCTGGAGACGCAGCTGGAGCTGATCGAGAAAGTCGGCATCCAGAATTACAACCAGTCGCAGATGACCGCTGCCGACTGATCGGAACATTCCGATGGCAAGAAAAAAGCCGCCCTTCCGGGCGGCTTTTTTGTCGCGCTGGCTGCAGCGCTTCAGAGCTTGTCGGCGCTCTTGGCCAGGTAGTCGGCCACGCCTTCCGGGTTGGCCTTCATGCCGGCATCACCCTTCTGCCAGCCCGCCGGGCAGACATCGCCGTTTTCTTCCCAGAACTGCAGCGCATCGACAGTGCGGATGATTTCGTCGATGTTGCGACCGATCGGGTCGTCATTGACGGTCTGGCTCATGACCTTGCCGTCCTTGTCGATCAGGAACACGCCGCGGAACGCCACCGAGCCGTCAGGGGCTTCGACGCCGTAATCGCGCACGATCTGGTGGTTGATGTCAGCCGCCATGGTGAACTTCACATGGCCGATGCCACCCTTGTCGACCGGGGTGTTGCGCCAGGCATTGTGGGTGAAGTGCGAATCGATGGAGACGGCCACGACTTCCACATTGCGCTCCTTGAACTGGTCCATGCGGTGGTCCAGCGCAATCAGCTCGGACGGGCACACGAAGGTGAAGTCCAGCGGGTAGAAGAACACGATGCGGTACTTGCCCTTGGTATCTTCGAGGAACTTGAAATCATCGACGATCTTGCCGTCGCCCAGCACTGCCGGGCAGGTGAAATCGGGTGCCTTGCGGCCTACGAGCACGCTCATGCTTGCCTCCTGAATGTCACGGTTGTGAATTTACGATGGGTCGAAAAACCTTGGAAGGGTTCTAATTCTAGCATGCCCTCCGGGCTTGGCGAGACCCCCTGCCGAAGCCGTTCAGAACGGCTTCAGCGTGGCCAGCAGCACAATGGCGACCAGCAGCACGGCGGGCACTTCGTTGAACCAGCGGTACCAGGCGTGGCTGCGGGTATTGGCGTCGCGGGCGAAAACCTTGACCAGCCGGCTGCACCAGATGGTGTAAGCCGTCAGCAGCACCAGCAATCCGAGCTTGGCGTGCAGCCAGCCCATCTGGCCATAGGCACTCCAGGCATAGGCGGCCAGCATCGCAATGCCGGCGATCCAGGTGAGTCCCATGCCGATGTGAGTGATGATCATCAGCTTGCGTTCCATCACCTTGAAGCGCGCCTTGCCCGCTTCGTCGGTGGTTTCGCAGTGGTAGACGAACAGCCGTGGCAGGTAAAAGATGCCTGCGAACCAGGTCACCATGAAAATGATGTGCAGTGCTTGCAGCCAGCCGTGTGATTGCATGTGATTGTCCTCTCAGGTCGGAAACAGGGTCAGCGCGAGTATGCCTGTTCGATGGATTCGCGAGTCAGCACCCCGAACAGTCGCCCGCCACGTCGCTGCACGTAGACGCCTTCCGCCTCCTGGCGAGTGACGAGATCAAGGGCTTCCTGCAGGTTGGCCTGCAGTGTGACGGGCAGGCATTCGATACGTCGGCCAGGCAGCTTGACCAGGTCGACCTGCTTTTCCTCGGACTGCGCATCTTCCGTGTCGTCCGATTTGGCCCTGCGTTCGTCTCGTTCGGCCAGGTAGCGCGCCAGGTCGGCTGCGGCCAGCAGGTAACGTCGCGTTTCGTTGCTTTCGAGGAGCAGCCACTTCGGGCTGCGCTCCAGCAGGCGCCGGGCGTCGCCGACGGAAATGCTGGCCGGCGCCTGTTGCACGGCAGCCTCCATCACGCCGGCAACACCGATACGGCGCAGGCTTTGCGCGACGGGGTCGTTGCGGTAATCAAGTCCGCGTGCCCGCAGCAGCTCGAGAATGATGGAATCCTTGTGGAAGACCTCGCGCGACACGAGTACCGCCGTAATGACCGTAAGCATGCCCGGGAAGATGAGCGTGGTATTGCCGGACAACTCCAACAGGGCCATCAGTGCTGCCAGCGGCGCCTGCAACGTGGCCGCCATCATCGCAGCCATGCCGACCAGTGCGAATACGGCCGGCTGCCAGAGATATTCCGGAAACAGCCAGCTGCAAATCGCGGCAATTGCGGCACCCACCACGGCACCGATGACCAGGGTAGGACCGATCAGCCCGCCCGGGAGGTTGCAGCCGATGGCAAATACGGTGGCCACGCATTTGGCAAGGACAATGATCAGCAACAGGCTCAGGGTCAGTTCGCCGGTCATGGCGTCGTTCACGGTGTCGTAACCCACGCCCATGATGGCCGGGACGAAAATAGCCAGGCAGGCGGTTACCAGGCCTGCAAGGGCGAATCTCAGCAGCAGGGGCCACTGGCGTATCCGGGCGGCAAGGGTGATCGAGGATGCCGAAAACAGTGCTGCGAGCCCGCCAATCATCAACCCGATGATGAACAGTATCGGCAGTTCGATCAGTGGCACGGGCAGGATAGGTGGCACATTGAAGGCCGGTGAAGAGCCATAGACAAGATGCGTCACGGCCGTCGAACTGACCGCCGCAAGAATGATCGGTGCGAAGCCGGCGATGGTGTATTCCATCAGCACGACCTCCATGGCGAAGATGACCCCGGCCAGTGGTGTGTTGAACGCTGCGCCGATTGCGGCGGCGACGCCACAGCCGATGAGCACTCGCAAGGTGTTGTTGGGCAATCCGAGCTGGCGCCCGAGCAGGCTGGTGCCGGCAGCGCCAAGATGCACGCTGGGTCCCTCGCGGCCTACCGACTGGCCGGATATCAGGGCAATGCCCGAGCCGATGAATTCCATCCAGGCGTTGCGCGTCGACATGTGTCCCTGGTGATAGGCAAGTCGCTCGAGCACATGCACGACGCCCCCCTGGCGACGCTTCGGCTTGACCAGGAGATAGATGAGGCCAAGCAGCAGGGCACCTGCCAGTGGCAGCATGAAGCGCGCATCGACCGGCAGGCCCTCGAAGTTCTCCGGGTCGCCACCAGGCAGGATCAGCGATTGAATGCCTTCGACGGCGCCACGGAACAGCAACATGAGAATGCCAACCAGCAGGCCAGCCACGGCGCCGAAAATGCTCAGCTGCAGCAAGGCTGATCGTCCAGCCAGCCGAATGCGCAGCTGGTCCAGGTAGCCTGTCGTGGTGGCGCTGTCCGAGTTGGCAGAATTCATGGAGTCATTATGCCAGCCGTGCCGATGGATTGCGCACGGGGCGGCCGGTATTGGTATCATTACGGACTAATTCTCAGCGCTGGGCTCCTGCATGACGCGACATCGACTGGTAGTCAGGCCGCACCGGCCGCTGCGCAACGGCCTTCTCTATACCGTGGTCGGGGTACTGATGTTCCTGTCGGTATTCGGTGCTTTCCAGTTCGGCCAGATCCGTGCCGGATTCGATGCCACGGAGTCGGGTTCCACCATCGATCGCCAGGCCGGGCAGATCGCCCGGCTGGAAGCCGCTAACGACGCCCTGCGAGAGCGCGTAGCCTTGCTGGAACGGTCCAGCGATATCGACCAGGAGGCCCGTGAGCGCTTGCAGCGCGAATTTGCTGCCAAGCAGGACGAGGTACTCGAGCTGCGGGAAGAGCTGGCCTTTTACCGCGGCATCGTCTCGCCCGAGGACGGCGAAGCTGGCTTGCGGGTGCAGAGCATGCGTATCAGCCCGACGTCACAGTCGCAGGTGTTCCATTATCGCCTCGTGCTGATCCAGGCCATTACCAACGATCGTGCGACCAGCGGCGAGCTGAAGCTGGAAGTGATTGGCGAACGTGACGGGCGCGAAGCGCGCCTGGATGTTGCGGAACTTGTGATGGACGGCGCAGACACGCTGCGTTATTCGTTCAAGTATTTTCAGGATTTCGAGGGAGATTTCAGGTTGCCGGATGGCTTTGTGCCGCAGCGGCTGGAATTGACCATAGACCCGAGTGCCAGAGGCGCGGAAACAATGACCCGCAGCTTTGGTTGGGATGTATCGACCGGATAGGAGGTTCCCGATGCTGGGAGGAAACAGAAAATCGACGCACATGGATACGCTGGTTGGTCACAACACGCGGGTAACGGGTGACTTCGAATTCGAAAGTGGCCTGCATGTTGATGGCTTCATCAAGGGCAATGTTTCGGCGACCGAAACCGGCTCGCGCCTTTCGATCAGCGAGCGAGGCTGCATAGAGGGCGAAGTGCACGTGCCCGTGCTTGTACTGAACGGCACGGTGCGGGGTGATGTCTACGTCAGCGAGAGCCTGGAGCTGGGTGCAAAGGCACGTGTCGAGGGCGACGTGTATTACAACGTCATTCGCATGGAAGCCGGCGCCACGGTGAACGGCAAGCTGGTCCACAAGCCCGCGGATTCGCCCATGCTGGCGCTGAACCACGACCAGGAAGGCAAGAATCCGGATGCCTCCGCGAATGATGATGCCGGCGAACATTGAGTGTGCAGTCCGGGGCAGCGTAGAATGACGTTGCGGACACGAGGTATTTGAATGGAAGTACACAACCACAATCCCAATCAGCCACCACCGCTGGTGTTTACCGACGCGGCGGCGCGCAAGGTGCGCGAGCTGATTGAAGAAGAGGCCAATGATGCCCTCAAGCTGCGCGTGTTTGTCAGTGGCGGCGGTTGTTCGGGTTTTCAGTATGGCTTCAGTTTCGACGAAGCGGTCGAAGAGGGCGATACCGCGGTTGAAAAGGACGGCGTGACCCTGTTGGTGGATCCTATGAGCTTCCAGTACCTGATGGGTGCGGAAATCGATTACAAGGAGGATCTCGAGGGCGCGCAATTCGTCATTCGCAATCCGAATGCCAGCACCACCTGTGGTTGTGGATCGTCGTTTTCGGTCTGATCGGGCGTAACAGGATGAAGCATGAAAAAAGGCGCCTTGGCGCCTTTTTTCATGCCTGAATGGATTTCATGCGACGTCAGGGCAGGTAAATGCCGCCGAGCACGGTTTCCGACGCCGCACCGGTGACATCGGGCACGTTGCCCGGTTGTTCTGCCAGGCGTTGCCTGGCGAGCCAGGCGAAACAGGCGGCTTCGATGAAGTCCGGATCAAATCCATGCTGGTCGGCGGTCTCCAGCGTCGCGATCGATAGATTGGCGGCGAGGCGCTCCCTGAGCAGCGGATTGTGCACGCCACCGCCCATGAGAATGGCGTGCCGGGCTTTGCTGGCGTTGATCGCGTCTGCCACGGTGCGGGCCGTCAGTTCGCACAGCGTCGCCTGGACGTCCGCGGAACGCTCGCTGCCTTCCAGGAAAGCATCCAGCCAGGAGAGATTGAAAACTTCCTTGCCCGTGCTCTTGGGGGGCGGCAGGGCAAAGTAGGGGTCAGCAAGCAGGCGATCGAGCAGGGCGGGAATGAACTCGCCATCGCTCGCAAACTCGCCATCTGCATCGAAACTGCCCTTGCCATGCTTGTAGGCCCAGGCGTCCATCAACCCGTTTGCCGGACCCGTATCGAATCCCTTGGTGGCGTCGCTCTCCAGCAGCGTGATGTTGGCAATGCCGCCCAGGTTGATAATCGCGACCGGAGCAAGGTGGCTGAAAATTTCCCGGTGCCAGCCGCTGGCCAGCGGCGCGCCCTGTCCACCCACTGCCATGTCCTTGCGGCGGAAATCTGCAACCACGGGAATTCCGCTCAGTGCGGCCAGCAGGCTGGGGTCACCGATCTGCAAGGTGGACGGGTGGTCGCCTTCCGGGGCGTGCCATATCGTCTGGCCGTGCGAACCGATGGCGGATATGTCATCGGCGGCGATGTCATGGTCGGACAGGAGCCGGCGCGCTGCCTCCGAGAAGGCAATGGCAAAGCGATGATCCAGCTCGCCAAGCTGGGCGAGACTCACCTGGCCGCCGCCTGCCATGGCATCCAGCGCACCGCGTCGCAAGTCGTCTTCCAGCGGGTAGCTCCGGGCGGCGGTAACGTGGGGAGTGCCGCTGAAATCGACAACAGCCGCATCAATGGCGTCGAGGCTGGTGCCGGAGATCAGGCCAAGGTAGAGATCCGGCATCGATCGGAACCGGCGATCAGGGTGCGGTGGCGACGCGAGTGCGGTCGGACCCGATCACATCCAGCTGGCGCAACAGCGGAGTGCTGACGGCCATGAACTGGTCCTTGTACTGTTCGGCAATCGGTTCCGCGTCGGGAAGTTTGACGGTCCGTGGATTGCGATGCGTGCCATTGACCAGGAACTCGTAATGCAGGTGCGGGCCGCTCGCGAGGCCGGTCGAGCCAACGTAGCCGATGACCTGCCCCTGCTTCACGCGCTGACCGACGCTGACTGCCCGGCGGGTAAAGTGCAGGTACTTGGTCACGAATTTCTCGCCGTGCTGGATGAAGACGTGGTGACCGTTGTATTTGCTGTACGAAGAACGGACGACGCGGCCGTCGCCGGCGGCAAACACAGGTGTGCCAACGGGCGCCTTGTAGTCGATGCCATTGTGCGGTCGCACCGTTTTCAGCACCGGGTGGAGCCGGCTCGGATTGAAGTTGGAGCTGACGTACAGGAAATTCAGTGGTGCGCGCAGGAAGGTCTTCCGCATCGCGCGACCGTCAGGACCGTAATAGGCGGCATTGCCATTGTCGTCGACAAATCGAACGGCCTGGATCACGCGGCCATCGTTGACGAATTCGGCAGCGATGATCGGCCCGTCCTTGACCTTCTCGCCATCACGGAAAATCTCTTCGTAGATGATCCTGAATTCATCGCCCTGGCGAATGTCCAGCGCAAAATCGATGTCCCAGCCATAGATGTTGGCGAGGTTCATGATCAGCGTGTCGGAAAGGCCGGCTGCGTAACCGGCGGCATACATCGAGGATTCTATGGTGGCGCTGGCCGTCTGTATGCGCCGTTGCAGTGGCAGTGCTTCAAGGCTGGTCGTGTAGCCTTGCTCTCCCTGCTCGATTCTCAGCTTGTCCGTGCCATCCAGTTCCATCGACACTTCAAGTACGTTGCCGGCGCTGTCTGCGACGACATTGATCCGGTCACCCGGACGAATGAGACGAAGGCGCTCCACGCTCTCGCCCAGCAGCATGATTTCATGCAGGTCCTGGCGCGACAGTTCATGGCGATCGAACATGGCTGCCAGCGAATCGCCGGATTTGACCACAAGGTTCAGGCGTTTCAGGTTGGTGCCAACGGCCGGTTCGGCGGCAGGCACGCGGGTGCCACGTTCGATGCGGCCGTTGCTCGGCAGCGTGAGAGCGATCTGCGCATCGCCTTCGAAGTCGCCCACCGAGTTTGCTGCAGACGGCTGCGATGAGACATTGGCCAGGCTGATCGTCAGCACGATGGCCAGCGCGCCGCCCAGCCAGTAATGATGGGGGCGAGCCGCCGTCAGGCGTTTCTTGCGCACACCGGCGCCTCCGGGCCGCGCTTGCGGCTTATAATCGGGTCTCATTTGCGTCATGTCGGTTTGTTAGCTGGCCCAACCACCTGCTAAAGTACCGTGCTGACCACGTTTGGTCAATGTCAACTTACTGTTTTTTCTGAAAAAAATGACATCCAAGGGCTCCT
This is a stretch of genomic DNA from Gammaproteobacteria bacterium. It encodes these proteins:
- a CDS encoding chloride channel protein, whose protein sequence is MNSANSDSATTTGYLDQLRIRLAGRSALLQLSIFGAVAGLLVGILMLLFRGAVEGIQSLILPGGDPENFEGLPVDARFMLPLAGALLLGLIYLLVKPKRRQGGVVHVLERLAYHQGHMSTRNAWMEFIGSGIALISGQSVGREGPSVHLGAAGTSLLGRQLGLPNNTLRVLIGCGVAAAIGAAFNTPLAGVIFAMEVVLMEYTIAGFAPIILAAVSSTAVTHLVYGSSPAFNVPPILPVPLIELPILFIIGLMIGGLAALFSASSITLAARIRQWPLLLRFALAGLVTACLAIFVPAIMGVGYDTVNDAMTGELTLSLLLIIVLAKCVATVFAIGCNLPGGLIGPTLVIGAVVGAAIAAICSWLFPEYLWQPAVFALVGMAAMMAATLQAPLAALMALLELSGNTTLIFPGMLTVITAVLVSREVFHKDSIILELLRARGLDYRNDPVAQSLRRIGVAGVMEAAVQQAPASISVGDARRLLERSPKWLLLESNETRRYLLAAADLARYLAERDERRAKSDDTEDAQSEEKQVDLVKLPGRRIECLPVTLQANLQEALDLVTRQEAEGVYVQRRGGRLFGVLTRESIEQAYSR
- a CDS encoding DUF6776 family protein codes for the protein MTRHRLVVRPHRPLRNGLLYTVVGVLMFLSVFGAFQFGQIRAGFDATESGSTIDRQAGQIARLEAANDALRERVALLERSSDIDQEARERLQREFAAKQDEVLELREELAFYRGIVSPEDGEAGLRVQSMRISPTSQSQVFHYRLVLIQAITNDRATSGELKLEVIGERDGREARLDVAELVMDGADTLRYSFKYFQDFEGDFRLPDGFVPQRLELTIDPSARGAETMTRSFGWDVSTG
- a CDS encoding peroxiredoxin; its protein translation is MSVLVGRKAPDFTCPAVLGDGKIVDDFKFLEDTKGKYRIVFFYPLDFTFVCPSELIALDHRMDQFKERNVEVVAVSIDSHFTHNAWRNTPVDKGGIGHVKFTMAADINHQIVRDYGVEAPDGSVAFRGVFLIDKDGKVMSQTVNDDPIGRNIDEIIRTVDALQFWEENGDVCPAGWQKGDAGMKANPEGVADYLAKSADKL
- a CDS encoding anhydro-N-acetylmuramic acid kinase; the encoded protein is MPDLYLGLISGTSLDAIDAAVVDFSGTPHVTAARSYPLEDDLRRGALDAMAGGGQVSLAQLGELDHRFAIAFSEAARRLLSDHDIAADDISAIGSHGQTIWHAPEGDHPSTLQIGDPSLLAALSGIPVVADFRRKDMAVGGQGAPLASGWHREIFSHLAPVAIINLGGIANITLLESDATKGFDTGPANGLMDAWAYKHGKGSFDADGEFASDGEFIPALLDRLLADPYFALPPPKSTGKEVFNLSWLDAFLEGSERSADVQATLCELTARTVADAINASKARHAILMGGGVHNPLLRERLAANLSIATLETADQHGFDPDFIEAACFAWLARQRLAEQPGNVPDVTGAASETVLGGIYLP
- a CDS encoding polymer-forming cytoskeletal protein, which gives rise to MLGGNRKSTHMDTLVGHNTRVTGDFEFESGLHVDGFIKGNVSATETGSRLSISERGCIEGEVHVPVLVLNGTVRGDVYVSESLELGAKARVEGDVYYNVIRMEAGATVNGKLVHKPADSPMLALNHDQEGKNPDASANDDAGEH
- the bfr gene encoding bacterioferritin gives rise to the protein MKGDKKVIEFLNKALTNELTAINQYFLHSRMFKDWGLSKLADKEYEESIDEMKHADMLIERILFLEGLPNLQDLGKLMIGENTEEILQCDLKIEHQAIPVLHEAIAHCEACGDYVSRALFTDILESEEEHVDWLETQLELIEKVGIQNYNQSQMTAAD
- a CDS encoding peptidoglycan DD-metalloendopeptidase family protein; translated protein: MRKKRLTAARPHHYWLGGALAIVLTISLANVSSQPSAANSVGDFEGDAQIALTLPSNGRIERGTRVPAAEPAVGTNLKRLNLVVKSGDSLAAMFDRHELSRQDLHEIMLLGESVERLRLIRPGDRINVVADSAGNVLEVSMELDGTDKLRIEQGEQGYTTSLEALPLQRRIQTASATIESSMYAAGYAAGLSDTLIMNLANIYGWDIDFALDIRQGDEFRIIYEEIFRDGEKVKDGPIIAAEFVNDGRVIQAVRFVDDNGNAAYYGPDGRAMRKTFLRAPLNFLYVSSNFNPSRLHPVLKTVRPHNGIDYKAPVGTPVFAAGDGRVVRSSYSKYNGHHVFIQHGEKFVTKYLHFTRRAVSVGQRVKQGQVIGYVGSTGLASGPHLHYEFLVNGTHRNPRTVKLPDAEPIAEQYKDQFMAVSTPLLRQLDVIGSDRTRVATAP
- a CDS encoding FMN-binding protein; translated protein: MADIAVNMKCFARGLRIMSAGLLLLVSTSSLAADEQYLSAAEFLHGTFGETTPEPSLIWLTGAKGETAKKILGHKPNSLRVRYWQRDNTSAWILDEIGREKPITAGFIIEDGALRRVEVLAFRESRGWEVRYDFFTKQFLGVSLTTEHRLDSSIDNITGATLSVSAMRRMAELALYLDSQVRQAAKESG
- a CDS encoding porin, coding for MAIPTFEEDIMNKKWLMLAASAMLLPLNGALAAENTPSNEELYEIIKAQQEEIDSLVGKRENVSDGSTSIGGYGELHYNSLDSGDEIDFHRFVLFFNHEFNSDIRFFSEVELEHALAGEGKPGEIELEQAYVEFDVTERTRIKGGLFLMPVGLLNETHEPNTFYGVERNPIEKNILPTTWWEGGVAVTGNFGSSGLSYDLGVHSGLNTDDTFAIRGGRQKVAEAVAEELAYSGRLKYTGIAGLEIAASFFHQGDLTQGTVPQSDAGTLIETHVRWNNGPLTLTALYAGWSIDGDAPAAIERDKQDGYYGEASWRFNQQFGVFVRQGAWDNGGIGETEISQTNIGFNYWPHKNVVVKFDIMEQDDAGNDEGFNLGIGYQF
- the erpA gene encoding iron-sulfur cluster insertion protein ErpA; the protein is MEVHNHNPNQPPPLVFTDAAARKVRELIEEEANDALKLRVFVSGGGCSGFQYGFSFDEAVEEGDTAVEKDGVTLLVDPMSFQYLMGAEIDYKEDLEGAQFVIRNPNASTTCGCGSSFSV
- a CDS encoding bacterioferritin-associated ferredoxin; the encoded protein is MYVCICNAVTDSTIREEARSGCCSLRELSQSTGCGTTCGKCARQAREILAEEMAAQQDASRQQPPAADNDDHFAA
- a CDS encoding CopD family protein yields the protein MQSHGWLQALHIIFMVTWFAGIFYLPRLFVYHCETTDEAGKARFKVMERKLMIITHIGMGLTWIAGIAMLAAYAWSAYGQMGWLHAKLGLLVLLTAYTIWCSRLVKVFARDANTRSHAWYRWFNEVPAVLLVAIVLLATLKPF